aatttaaaaaatgagaaatattcgtgaattttcaaaagtaacattaaaaagtttggagataatctatagtatttagatatatttgtgattcaaaaatagcattaaaaaaagtttggagataatctatagtatttagatatatttgtgattcaaaaatagcattaaaaagtttagagataaCCTATGAAGtgcaatattaaaaaattagagataatCTATGAGGTACCGATAATCTACTTTTACACTTTCatctgtattttttaaacatggtaatagtgagtattttttattttatttttaaaatttggaggcattgataaaaaaaaaaaaataaaaaaaattaaattcaaagtatttttgaaaccgtgttaaaaatttaaaaatattttttaaataaattattaatacttttagtttttagtttttaggtttttttttttttttttttttttttttttttttttttttttttttttttNtacaaaaagaaaatatttttattaatttagtaaaaaattattttaattcctaaCTTTTTGTGCTgtgtgtttaataaattaatgagttttaaattttgtgcatttttttaccaatgcatttttttaaaacctatttattaaatataaatttcaacatatttcatcactcaaaattttaaattttatattaagtaaatcttttaaaatttaaaatttaaaaaattaaacaacgGAAGAGACAAGAGCTCTTAActtgaaaaattaaacttaattttactAAACAGCAccataattttgaagaaaagtttattaaaaaggaaaaaagataatatatattagcGAATGAGAATGAGCGTTTAGAGCTGGAATCTCCGGCTCCGGCCATGGCGGTGAGGGAGAACCACCATCGTCATTACCAAGCGAAGCAAGTTCCTCTTTTCCCCTTACTCTCTCTTATCTGCTTCCTTTCCATTCTTCTCGCTCTCTCAGCTTTCCGTAAAACCTCGGCCCCTCTACAACCGCATCAGAGCATCCAATTCAACAATGGCGATAGATCCGGGAGATCGAAGGCGGCTAGGGACGGCTCGTGCGATTATTCCGATGGAAGTTGGTATTACGATCCGAATTTGAGAACCTCCAGGTACGACCACACCTGCAAAGAGATTTTCAAAGGCTGGAACTGCTATGCGGCGAACAAGTCCAATGCTCTCCAAATCATCAATTGGCATTGGAAGCCGAAGCAATGTGATCTTCCGCATTTTGATCCGGTTTCCTTCCTTGAGAAGTTCAAAAATACTAACATCGGTACTCGCTTGGTCTCCCTTTCATCCTTGCTGCAATTTTTTTCCGCGTCCTGCTGTGTGTTTGTGCTTAACTGTTGAGTACTTCTGGGGGTACAAAAAGAAGTTTGTACTTCATTGGTTAAGCGTTATCAAGTTCCTGAGCGTTGCTGAGTTATAATTTCCGTACTCTCTTTCCATTCAGTAAAATAGACAGacatttcttttcataatttcaGTTCACAGTTAACATGAAATTGGTCTCTGATGCGAGTGGAGAAAGTAGAATATATCAGGTGAAGCTGACGGGTTATGACAcatttatacatatttttagtACTTCCATTGGCGAGCTTGAAAATTAGGCAGAAATTCAAATGCAGAACCTTCTATTCTTAGTTTATGACCATGTTAATTGATTATGTATTATTTGATCTCTATCCATATTCTTGACATATTGCATGCTTATATATTTGATCAGTCTATGTCTATTATAATGCTGGATATGGACTTTATGAATGTTTTGCAGTGCAGGATTTGTTGGCGACTCCTTAAATAGGAACATGTTTGTTTCACTTTTTTGTTCTCTGAAACGTGTGCCGGGTGAAGTGAAAAAGTGGCGTCCTGCTGGTGCTGATCGAGGTTTTTCATTTCTGAAGTACAATCTTACTATTACATATCATAGAACAAATATTCTGGCGCGATATGCTTCGTAAGTAATGTGTTATGATGACTAGTTTGATTTATCATTAACCATCAATTCTTATATCCATCGAACTCTTCTATTTCTTCATGATCTTTCACTCCGTTAGAAATTTGGATATTGTCTGATCTGTCGAATTTACACCAAATGTTTTGTCTATCCCTTTTCTACTATTCTTGGATTAGGCATCTCATTTGTTCATCAAAAGAGTAGAACAATTGGAGAGATGAAAAGGGCTGAGAGTAGCTGAAGGGGGTCTTAGGATTGCTCATGAACAAAATGTTCTTGTGGATAGAACTTTGGAATTTACTGTTATCCTGTGAGCATATCATTAAAATCTTCACTTCTCTAGTAGGAAACGGTTTTTTTAGGTTCCTTATAGGGAGTATACACAGTTAGGTAAGTCGGGATTACCTTTTTCTCCAATGCTCTGTCGCCCATGAGAATCGCACAATTGAGTTCCATCCGAAGTGGGAGCTTCCCCTCGTTCTTTAGTACTTCTCATTACTTTTAAGGGGGTCGACTCAAGATTTTGGCGCCAAACATTCTTGAGGACTTACTGGACtcgtgaattttttttaatgaaaaacgTTGCAACTCAATCAACTGTGTTCCAAAGGTGTTTGCATTATAATATCCTAGGTTCTCACTTCTCACGTTTGCATTATAATTTCCTCTTTCATCTTTTTGTAGTGCTGTAGCAGTTGACAACTAACATTATTTGTTCCTACTTCTGTTTGAGTCAGGTGGTCACCTAATGTTGATGGTGGAGAATTGGAATCTCTTGGATATAAAGAAGGTTACAGAGTTGATGTTGACATTCCAGAAAGTTCATGGATAGAGGCTCCAAACTTCCatgatattttagttttcaacACAGGACACTGGTacttaaaattgtttttccaATTCAACTCAGCTTTTATGGTATGCATAATTGATAAATATGTATGAGAACCACATCATGATAGGATTATATTCTGCTAACCTCAAGAACTTTGAAATAATTTCTACATGCTATTTTGATGTTTGTATCATGTGGATCGTAATCACGTGGATCGTAGGAAATTTCGACTGTAGATTAGAATGCTGTTGATATCTTATATTCGTCCAACTATATGATCACATTCTTTGATTGTTTTTGACAAAATATTCCCTTTCAAATCCCTCGATAATCAAGTTTGcatgtatttgattttttagatAGATAATTTGGActtgttcatttctttcaaCTAGGTGGTGGGCACCTTCAAAATTTGACCCTGTAAAATCACCAATGCTTTTCTTCGAAAAGGGTCAGCCTATCATCCCTCCAGTACCTCCTGATGTTGGCTTGGACAAGGTTCTGCAACATATGGTACACAATTCTTTATTTCCTCTCTTGGATGTCAGTTTGATCTATTAACTATTCTAGACCGTGTGAGCTAAATTTCTAACTTGTTTTCAGATAATTTTTCAAACTAGAAACTTTTCAGCGGACTCAATCATGTTCAATTAGGTGcaaatatttccatttataaACTATAGATCAACTCGAGTCATTCTtaagttcttaaattttcagttTAAATAGACGTTTAACttaaattcataatattttgAGTTCACTGAAGTCTGCATTCAAGTCTTGATGGCCACctctatttgatattttatcaaatattataagaaCTTCGAACACTAAAATATTGTGTTGTGAGATGCGCATATAACTGCCCAAAGGTGTGCAATCATGAGTTTGATCATGGACGAGTAATGGCCTAAATCCACGGCTAGCAAAtactgttctctttgagctttctttttcagacttctcctcaaggttttttaaacgtgtctgctagggagaggtttctattctcttctaaagaatgttttgttatctcCTAACCGATGTAGGATTTCACACCTAGCGTCGAAATGTATATAGGAACTGACCTTGTACTAAATATGGGAAAGAATTGTGCTGGATCTCATTTTTGCTTTATCATTTTGTGAATGATCTCTTATTCATTGTAGATACCATACGTTGAGAAAAGAATGCCACCCGGTGCAATCAAATTCTTCCGCACGCAATCACCTAGACATTTTGAAGGAGGTGACTGGTACCAAGGTGGTTCTTGCCAGCGGCAGCAGCCTCTATCTCCACAGCAGGTGATCAACTCACATTTTATTCCATATTCTAACGAAAGCTCTGCTAGACATAGATTATTATTCTGTGCGTCTTCCATGATTTCTCCTAAATGAAACAAACCGTCTCAAAGGGTAGTCGTCTTTCAGGCTGAGGATCTGTTCTCGCTGAGCAATAACAGAACCAATGTCGAGGTTCGTCTCGTAAATGAGCACCTCCTCAAGGCCCTTAATGGAACCAGTTTCCATATTTTGAACATAACTCCCATGAGTGAGTTGAGAGCTGATGCACATCCTGCCTCAGCTGGTGGAAAGAAGCACGACGACTGTATGCATTGGTGCTTGCCGGGACTCACCGATACATGGAACGACTTGTTCATACAGCATCTATACAACATTAGAAGTTAGTATAATTTATCCTTAACACCCTGAAATTGCATTGCTTTTTTACCTGTTAAAAGTGCTCTTGGATCATATTTATTGGTAGAATTGAAGAGAAGGATTAATATTCTCAACTTGGTTATCaggtttgaaattttcaagGATGCTTCCCAATCTAGTTAGTTCTTTACAATGGGAAGAATATTGAATTTATGGaagtttatgtttaatttggagatgtaacgacccaaatccaccgctagcaaatattgtcttctttgggctttccctttcgggcttcccctcaaggctttaaaacgcgggaaggtttctacatctttataaatggtggtttgttctcctcccaaaccaatgtgggacttcacaatccaccccccttcggggcccagcgtcctcgctggccctctttccttcctccaatcgatgtgggaccgcccccaaatccaccccctttggggtccagcgtccttactggcacatcgcctcatgtctacccacTTTGGGAAACAGctagaaggctggcacattggttggggaggagaacaaatcaccatttataaaggtgtggaaaccttcctctagcagacacgttttaaagtcttgagggaaaatcctaaaggaaaagcccaaataggacaatatctactaacacaatagttgctagcagtgggcctGGGTTGTTATTGGagacaaaatatataattctaaacaaagaggacaatatcggctagaaGTGGGTCTATGGTTACCGGagacaaaatatataattcagtttagaagtaaaaaaaataaaaaaataaaaatttacaaaaatatttgtgaCATCATAttgttacaaaaattaatcTGTGTTGGGTAGTCTTAATGCCTAACAATTTTTTCGTAAATGCTCATTATTTGactaatttatcatttttttactttctttttctattttatatctttatttatcttaattatCTTTAGTATCTCACCATTATGTAATATAATTGTTAAcataataaatacatatgACAACCATGTTTTTAAGTATGCATTTATtgtcaaattaattttttttatcatttttatttaatttttacatttaaattcATAGAAGCTcgatacattttctatttttacatTAAGTTATTAAACTTTGGATATTGTATCTAATAtatctctattttttcttaaaaataaattatttatttaacgtAGAATTATAACTTGTTTAATGAGACCcttaattaacttttatttatttatttatttttgtctaggatccataaatttaaaaaatgtaaaatatgtcgagaaaataaaagtttaagaaccaGATAGATATACATATAAAAGTTCAGGACTTATTTGGACAGTTTTAAAAGGTTAGGGGTATCTGTCTttatatgtataaatatatatccaAATTACATATATTATATGTGTTAAGGAGGTTTCTGGTTCAAAGCGAGTGGTGGAACCATAGTTCCATCAACATAACCCAGCATACTCTCAAGGAGAGGAGAAGTTGACTTTTCGTCAActtccaaagaagataattggaggaagaaagtttgatggtgatcatatggAGTACagtgttgaaaggaagaagatgataagaggattcggaagccatagagaagaaaTGATCAATAttgttaaaccgaaagggCTCTAATAGTATTAAAATGCTTGCTAAAACCACTGTACCTCATGGtaaaagttctctatttatatttacagACTAGAGTagtatggtaaattacaaataatatggaaataacaataaaggaaagaataataaataaatataatatatttgctTTTAAAAGAGAGCAAAAAGAGCAAACATGGTAAACCGTAATATAAggtaaatatctagatatttatcttataataaaCGGTCAAACTATCCTTAACCATAtgcatattaaaaataatgaaaatccATGAATTatataagaaaatgacattaaTTTGATATTCATGAATGATCCATACACAAAATTCTATCTCCAAGACAGGGTTTGTGTGCATACcataaatacaataaagaaaccattaaataatttcttttaaaaaaaaaattctagaaaatTTAATCCCTTTTAAATTACTTACCAAAATCCAACCATTTGATAAAcaatcatcaatttttttttttgtcaaaaaaaacaaaaaacaaaaaaccatgttttgaaatttaattgaGAGCAGagaagttcaaattctttttttttttttttttttttttNtgaaaatcaaaatatagaattaatcctccaatttttaaaaatggaaactttattttatttgggaAATTGTATTGCAATATATGTTGGATTTGGATTGGTTATAAAATggtttttataaataatttttattttaactaattgttctaaaattatttttttttataaaaataatggtaAAATCAATCTAACTCaatagtaattaaaatattaaaataaaaccttTTCGTAGAatttttgggttaaattaattcatttcatctaaaaaatattaatattatttatttattttcaaccttttaattaagtaaattaatttcaatatatattttaaaaagtggaaaaataaataaaaaaattatgaaattaaataaaataataaatatatacagaCATAAATGGTAtgtaaaaatgtatattttaaaattaaccataATCTAagtaaaattcataaattagcTAAAtctagaaaattttcatttatttaaacctaattcaaacaaaaatctagTCTGTAATTAAACATGAAAAGCCAGAATGAATTTATTCTCATTGAATTTCCAAGCATGGCATAATTAGTTCATAATTCATCGTTTTCCCGTCACATTCCATATTAAGTTTTCCATCTCTATATAAATTCTTCCCTTATTCTCAATCTTCATCTCATCTCTCATCGGAATTATGTGGACTCAAACCCCTCCGATCATGGCCGCTTTCATTGCCACTTTCATGTTTGTCCTCGCCCTAACCAACGCTCAAAACGCCCCCCGTGACTACCTCGCACTTCACAACCGCGTTCGAGCTCAGGTCGGCGTCGGCCCCATGCAATGGAGCAACACCGTGGCCGCGTACGCTCAAACCTATgcggaaaaaagaaagggtgaCTGTGCCATGATTCACTCAACCGGACCGTATGGTGAAAACATAGCTGCGGGGTACTACCCTGAGTTCACTGGGGTGGATGCAGTGAAGTTGTGGGCAAAAGAGAAGCCGTTGTATGATTATGCATCGAATAAATGCGTGGGTGGTGAATGTGGGCACTACACTCAGATGGTGTGGCGAAGCTCGGTGCGACTTGGATGTGCTAGAGTGCCCTGTAAGGGTAATTCTCAGTTTGTTGTTTGCAATTATGATCCTCCTGGCAACTATATTGGAGACAAGCCTTATGGTTCTTCTGTCTGAagagatttgattttaaaatttttatgaattgtAATAGAGTTTGGGAGAgaatcatgaatttattaatGGAAATGAAGTTTGTGCACCGATTATCTCGTGAAAAT
This genomic window from Cucurbita pepo subsp. pepo cultivar mu-cu-16 chromosome LG01, ASM280686v2, whole genome shotgun sequence contains:
- the LOC111792679 gene encoding protein trichome birefringence-like 13 translates to MAVRENHHRHYQAKQVPLFPLLSLICFLSILLALSAFRKTSAPLQPHQSIQFNNGDRSGRSKAARDGSCDYSDGSWYYDPNLRTSRYDHTCKEIFKGWNCYAANKSNALQIINWHWKPKQCDLPHFDPVSFLEKFKNTNIGFVGDSLNRNMFVSLFCSLKRVPGEVKKWRPAGADRGFSFLKYNLTITYHRTNILARYASWSPNVDGGELESLGYKEGYRVDVDIPESSWIEAPNFHDILVFNTGHWWWAPSKFDPVKSPMLFFEKGQPIIPPVPPDVGLDKVLQHMIPYVEKRMPPGAIKFFRTQSPRHFEGGDWYQGGSCQRQQPLSPQQAEDLFSLSNNRTNVEVRLVNEHLLKALNGTSFHILNITPMSELRADAHPASAGGKKHDDCMHWCLPGLTDTWNDLFIQHLYNIRS
- the LOC111802522 gene encoding basic form of pathogenesis-related protein 1-like; this translates as MWTQTPPIMAAFIATFMFVLALTNAQNAPRDYLALHNRVRAQVGVGPMQWSNTVAAYAQTYAEKRKGDCAMIHSTGPYGENIAAGYYPEFTGVDAVKLWAKEKPLYDYASNKCVGGECGHYTQMVWRSSVRLGCARVPCKGNSQFVVCNYDPPGNYIGDKPYGSSV